A genomic region of Halopelagius longus contains the following coding sequences:
- a CDS encoding nicotinate phosphoribosyltransferase, with protein MTTFDIVGEDAILDGSATDAYFERTETTLRHAGKNPHVVAEVTADQFPTGEYELLSGVKDAAALLEGRNVDVDAVPEGRLFDGGPVMRIEGPYLEFARFETSLLGFLSHASGVATAALDVRRAAPDSTVLSFGARHVHPSIAAMIERSALVGGLDGISHVAAGEILGHEASGTMPHALLICFGRGNQEEAWTAFDEAVDESVPRVALCDTYSDETDEVLRAVETLGDGLDSVRLDTTSSRRGDFRHIVREVQWTLDAYEEEDVEVFVSGGLGPEELRHLRDAADGFGVGGYVSNADPVDFALDIVEVDGEPTAKRGKLTGAKEVYRTADGGHHVGLRGREGPEDGEALLEPLVRDGELVEDASFDVEAAAERAARDAELTGYGDADD; from the coding sequence ATGACGACGTTCGACATCGTCGGCGAGGACGCGATTCTCGATGGGTCGGCGACCGACGCCTACTTCGAGCGAACGGAGACGACGCTCCGGCACGCGGGGAAGAACCCGCACGTCGTCGCCGAGGTGACCGCCGACCAGTTTCCGACCGGCGAGTACGAACTGCTCTCCGGCGTGAAAGACGCCGCCGCCCTCCTCGAAGGCCGGAACGTCGACGTGGACGCCGTCCCCGAGGGCCGCCTGTTCGACGGCGGGCCGGTGATGCGAATCGAGGGACCGTATCTGGAGTTCGCTCGGTTCGAAACCTCGCTTCTCGGCTTTCTCTCGCACGCCTCCGGCGTCGCCACGGCGGCGCTGGACGTGCGCCGCGCCGCACCCGATAGCACCGTCCTCTCGTTCGGGGCGCGGCACGTCCACCCCTCCATCGCCGCGATGATAGAGCGAAGCGCGCTCGTCGGCGGGTTGGACGGCATCTCCCACGTCGCGGCGGGCGAGATTCTCGGCCACGAGGCGTCGGGGACGATGCCGCACGCCCTGCTGATATGCTTCGGCCGCGGGAACCAAGAGGAGGCGTGGACGGCGTTCGACGAGGCGGTCGACGAGTCCGTCCCGCGCGTCGCCCTCTGTGACACCTACAGCGACGAGACGGACGAGGTGCTCCGTGCGGTGGAGACGCTCGGCGACGGACTCGACAGCGTCCGCCTCGACACCACTTCCTCGCGCCGCGGCGACTTCCGGCACATCGTCCGCGAGGTGCAGTGGACGCTCGACGCCTACGAGGAGGAGGACGTGGAGGTGTTCGTCTCCGGCGGCCTCGGCCCCGAGGAGTTGCGGCACCTCCGCGACGCCGCAGACGGGTTCGGCGTCGGCGGCTACGTCTCGAACGCCGACCCGGTGGACTTCGCGCTCGACATCGTGGAGGTAGACGGCGAACCGACGGCCAAGCGGGGCAAACTCACCGGCGCGAAGGAGGTGTACCGAACGGCCGACGGCGGCCACCACGTCGGACTCCGCGGGCGCGAGGGCCCCGAAGACGGCGAAGCGCTCCTGGAACCGCTCGTCCGCGACGGCGAACTCGTCGAAGACGCCTCCTTCGACGTCGAAGCGGCGGCCGAACGCGCCGCGCGAGACGCCGAACTGACCGGCTACGGCGACGCGGACGACTGA
- a CDS encoding TIGR00296 family protein, translating to MSEAQTVHLTYEDGARAVELARESVESYVLHGQREQPGSMRDAFYARTGAFVRIQSTRGRGRLRGCAGAYRGKDQLGHAIVDAAIQAASGDSCGSEIEQPELPNLNISVCIVCNHVLTNDPVADIELGTHGVAIDKDGKHGWLYPTIPVENGWNEEQFLTHACRKAGLSPLAWQDEDAMVTLFEGQVFRERADGGSVEQL from the coding sequence ATGTCCGAGGCGCAGACCGTACACCTCACCTACGAGGATGGGGCGAGGGCGGTCGAGTTAGCGCGGGAATCGGTCGAATCGTACGTTCTTCACGGTCAACGTGAACAGCCGGGTAGCATGCGCGATGCATTTTACGCTCGAACCGGCGCGTTCGTACGCATCCAATCCACCCGGGGACGGGGCCGGCTACGGGGGTGCGCCGGCGCCTACCGGGGGAAAGACCAACTGGGTCACGCCATCGTAGACGCCGCCATTCAGGCCGCATCCGGCGATTCCTGCGGATCCGAGATAGAACAACCGGAACTTCCGAACCTGAACATCTCGGTCTGTATCGTCTGTAACCACGTCTTAACGAACGACCCCGTGGCCGACATCGAACTCGGCACCCACGGCGTCGCCATCGACAAGGACGGAAAGCACGGCTGGCTCTACCCGACGATACCGGTCGAGAACGGCTGGAACGAGGAGCAGTTCCTCACCCACGCCTGCCGGAAGGCGGGGCTGTCGCCGCTCGCGTGGCAGGACGAAGACGCCATGGTGACGCTGTTCGAGGGACAGGTGTTCCGCGAACGCGCCGACGGCGGCAGCGTCGAACAGCTGTAA
- a CDS encoding heavy metal translocating P-type ATPase → MTRDDEHRGHDHGPSGGGCGSGGDCGCEPGADAPRETPTDGAVTLGGPDDGTAESLSLSVPEMDCASCAEKVEKSVRADPGVEDVDPQPTTGTLYVSYDPAETTSDAVHERVEAAGYSVLGEETATFDVPEMDCASCAGKVESALRSVEGVGDVDTQPTLGEVGVSFDPDATSRGRLVAAIEGAGYDVVDDDADAGESRDVWTSPRALKTWVGAAFLVVGLALEFLLTGFDALLAAPFGYEISTAWVAYAVAIAAAGVPVLRNGYYSAKNRNLDIDLLMSAGIVGAIAVNLPFEAATLAVLFSVAELLERFSMDRARNSLRELMELSPDTATVRREGEEVVVAAEDVVVGETVLVRPGERVPLDGVVTEGESAVDESPITGESVPVDLSPGDEAYAGSIVEDGYLEIEATATADDSTLSQVVEMVEEANREKTESEQFIDRFARYYTPVIVVGALLTAAVPPLLIADPVSVGAAGYAFTFAGDWQTWFVRALTLLVVACPCAFVISTPVSVVSGITSAARNGVLVKGGTYLEAMNEVDTIAVDKTGTLTTGELGVTDVVPVNGTSESELLGCAAALEARSEHPIAKAIVARADGESVPNRDVEGFEALTGKGVRAELDGETHYAGKPSLFAELGFDLEHTHVRTDGGPAAGGVTPEASARECEHGSYVDLANEVIPRLQSEGKSVVLVGTEEKLEGVVAVADTVRPEAAWTVSRLRELGVERVVMLTGDNERTAEVIGERLGVDDVRADLLPEEKVEAVRALEAEGNVAMVGDGVNDAPALAAASVGIAMGAAGTDTALETADVALLSDDLTRLPYLVTLSRKTTSIIEQNVWSSLAVKAVLAVAAPLGLISVAFAIVVGDMGMSLGVTTNALRLAGVEPDAEAADYR, encoded by the coding sequence ATGACTAGAGACGACGAGCACCGCGGTCACGACCACGGCCCGTCCGGGGGCGGGTGCGGGTCGGGTGGGGACTGCGGGTGCGAACCGGGGGCCGACGCGCCGCGGGAGACGCCGACCGACGGGGCAGTGACCCTCGGCGGTCCCGACGACGGGACGGCAGAGAGTCTCAGCCTCTCGGTTCCGGAGATGGACTGCGCCTCCTGCGCGGAGAAAGTCGAAAAGAGCGTCCGCGCCGACCCCGGGGTCGAGGACGTGGACCCGCAACCGACGACGGGGACGCTTTACGTGAGTTACGACCCCGCCGAGACGACGAGCGACGCCGTCCACGAACGCGTCGAGGCCGCCGGCTACTCGGTCCTCGGCGAGGAGACGGCGACGTTCGACGTGCCCGAGATGGACTGCGCCTCCTGCGCCGGGAAGGTGGAGTCTGCGCTCCGGTCCGTCGAGGGCGTCGGCGACGTCGACACCCAACCCACCCTCGGGGAAGTCGGCGTCTCCTTCGACCCCGACGCGACATCCCGCGGGCGACTCGTCGCCGCCATCGAGGGTGCGGGGTACGACGTGGTGGACGACGACGCCGACGCCGGCGAGTCCCGCGACGTGTGGACGAGTCCGCGCGCGTTGAAGACGTGGGTCGGCGCGGCGTTCCTCGTCGTCGGCCTCGCCTTGGAGTTCCTGCTCACCGGCTTCGACGCCCTGCTGGCGGCCCCCTTCGGCTACGAGATATCGACCGCGTGGGTCGCCTACGCCGTCGCCATCGCCGCCGCGGGCGTGCCGGTTCTGCGGAACGGCTACTACTCGGCGAAGAACCGCAACCTCGACATCGACCTGCTGATGTCCGCCGGCATCGTCGGCGCCATCGCGGTGAACCTGCCGTTCGAGGCGGCGACGCTCGCGGTCCTCTTCAGCGTCGCCGAGTTGCTCGAACGCTTCTCGATGGACCGCGCGCGCAACTCCCTGCGGGAACTGATGGAACTGTCGCCCGACACGGCGACGGTCCGACGCGAGGGGGAGGAAGTCGTCGTCGCCGCCGAGGACGTAGTCGTCGGCGAGACGGTTCTCGTCCGCCCGGGCGAACGCGTCCCGTTGGACGGCGTCGTCACGGAGGGCGAGTCCGCCGTGGACGAGTCGCCCATCACCGGCGAGTCCGTCCCCGTGGACCTCTCGCCCGGCGACGAGGCGTACGCCGGCAGCATCGTCGAGGACGGCTACCTCGAAATCGAGGCGACGGCGACGGCCGACGACTCGACGCTCTCGCAGGTCGTCGAGATGGTCGAGGAGGCCAACCGCGAGAAGACCGAATCCGAGCAGTTCATCGACCGCTTCGCGCGGTACTACACGCCCGTCATCGTCGTCGGCGCACTCCTGACCGCGGCGGTGCCGCCCCTCCTCATCGCGGACCCCGTCTCGGTCGGCGCGGCGGGGTACGCGTTCACCTTCGCCGGCGACTGGCAGACGTGGTTCGTCCGCGCGTTGACGCTCCTCGTCGTCGCCTGCCCCTGCGCGTTCGTCATCTCGACGCCCGTCTCCGTCGTCTCGGGCATCACCTCGGCGGCGCGCAACGGCGTCCTCGTGAAGGGCGGGACGTACCTCGAAGCGATGAACGAGGTGGACACTATCGCCGTGGACAAGACCGGGACGCTCACGACGGGCGAACTCGGCGTCACCGACGTGGTGCCCGTCAACGGCACCTCCGAGTCCGAACTCCTCGGCTGTGCCGCCGCCCTCGAAGCGCGGAGCGAACACCCCATCGCGAAGGCCATCGTCGCCCGCGCCGACGGCGAGTCGGTGCCGAACCGCGACGTCGAGGGGTTCGAGGCCCTCACGGGCAAGGGCGTCCGCGCGGAGTTGGACGGCGAGACGCACTACGCCGGGAAACCGTCGCTGTTCGCCGAACTCGGATTCGACCTCGAACACACCCACGTTCGTACGGACGGCGGTCCCGCCGCAGGCGGCGTCACGCCCGAGGCGTCGGCCCGCGAGTGCGAACACGGGTCGTACGTCGATCTGGCGAACGAGGTCATCCCGCGCCTCCAGTCGGAGGGGAAGTCGGTCGTCCTCGTCGGCACCGAGGAGAAACTGGAGGGCGTCGTCGCCGTCGCCGACACCGTCCGCCCGGAGGCGGCGTGGACCGTCTCGCGCCTCCGCGAACTCGGCGTCGAACGCGTCGTGATGCTCACCGGCGACAACGAACGGACCGCCGAGGTCATCGGCGAACGCCTCGGCGTCGACGACGTGCGCGCGGACCTCCTCCCCGAGGAGAAGGTGGAGGCGGTGCGCGCACTCGAAGCCGAGGGGAACGTCGCCATGGTCGGCGACGGCGTCAACGACGCGCCCGCCCTCGCGGCCGCCAGCGTCGGCATCGCCATGGGCGCGGCCGGGACCGACACCGCGTTGGAGACGGCTGACGTGGCCCTCCTCTCGGACGACCTGACGCGCCTACCGTATCTGGTGACGCTCTCGCGGAAGACGACGAGCATCATCGAGCAGAACGTCTGGTCGTCGCTCGCGGTGAAGGCCGTCCTCGCCGTCGCCGCGCCCCTCGGTCTCATCTCCGTCGCCTTCGCCATCGTCGTCGGCGACATGGGCATGAGTCTCGGCGTGACGACGAACGCCCTGCGACTGGCGGGCGTCGAACCCGACGCCGAGGCGGCCGACTACCGGTAA
- a CDS encoding zinc metalloprotease, with protein sequence MSRASLRAVALAVLVVLAGCAVPVDIPTDDPSVGPSTPTDAPTDGTADSPTPDGTATDADPTATAHPDRESPWGDDPIVVGVRDTADTDRNWAPLVREATAYWEERAEHYAGYPVEYAVRPDAENPDIVVRFVENIEDCENAAEAAGCAPLVEDSRQIRRPARVSIRTGFSNSSTVLVLKHEFGHTLGLRHDDAPADVMASRSILYTESQPNATEREFPWEDEEFTVHVNTSGAREPEAAREQVEHAFGYYEGAPPGVPDNVSVEYVSDPADAEVTVRFAETPPCSAEAASCAGTTGWDPDGDGAVETYSGLEIVVAADTDADAVGWHVGYWFAYALGMEDDSEKPPPFRDATYEERRSEWWR encoded by the coding sequence ATGTCTCGCGCCTCGCTCCGGGCCGTCGCTCTGGCGGTACTCGTCGTCCTCGCCGGGTGCGCCGTCCCCGTCGATATCCCGACGGACGACCCCTCGGTCGGTCCCTCGACGCCGACGGACGCGCCCACCGACGGAACCGCGGACTCTCCGACGCCCGACGGAACCGCGACGGACGCCGACCCGACGGCGACGGCGCACCCCGACCGTGAGAGTCCGTGGGGCGACGACCCGATAGTCGTCGGAGTCCGCGATACGGCCGACACCGATCGGAACTGGGCTCCGTTGGTCCGGGAGGCGACGGCTTACTGGGAGGAACGCGCCGAACACTACGCCGGCTATCCCGTCGAGTACGCCGTTCGGCCGGACGCCGAGAACCCCGACATCGTCGTTCGGTTCGTCGAGAACATCGAGGACTGCGAGAACGCCGCCGAGGCGGCGGGATGCGCGCCCCTCGTCGAAGACAGCCGCCAGATTCGCCGTCCGGCGAGGGTGTCGATTCGCACCGGCTTCTCGAACTCCTCGACGGTGTTGGTCCTGAAACACGAGTTCGGGCACACCCTCGGCCTGCGACACGACGACGCCCCCGCCGACGTGATGGCGAGTCGGTCCATCCTCTACACGGAGTCGCAACCGAACGCGACCGAACGCGAGTTCCCGTGGGAGGACGAGGAGTTCACCGTCCACGTGAACACGTCGGGCGCGAGAGAACCCGAGGCGGCGCGCGAACAGGTCGAACACGCCTTCGGCTACTACGAGGGTGCCCCGCCGGGCGTCCCCGACAACGTCTCCGTCGAGTACGTCTCCGACCCCGCGGACGCGGAGGTAACCGTCAGATTCGCCGAGACGCCGCCCTGTTCGGCGGAGGCGGCGTCCTGCGCCGGGACGACCGGGTGGGACCCCGACGGCGACGGGGCCGTCGAGACGTACTCCGGCCTCGAAATCGTCGTCGCGGCCGACACGGACGCCGATGCGGTCGGGTGGCACGTCGGCTACTGGTTCGCGTACGCCCTCGGCATGGAGGACGACTCGGAGAAACCGCCGCCGTTCCGCGACGCCACCTACGAGGAACGCCGGAGCGAGTGGTGGCGGTGA
- a CDS encoding ABC transporter ATP-binding protein produces the protein MTADDESAFDRLRAEVDRPLTRLFREYGASRKRWLALGLAANLLAQTASLVPPVVLGTAIDAVFGSQTTPYALPLVPAAWIPTTPEAQFWFSAWLIVGAFATAAVCTWVYGVTANFFAHDVMHAVRTDSFEKLLRLDMQFFDDKQTGEVMAILNNDAGNLEVFLDNALMNSLRLLVMVGGIAFILFSLNPQLALVTLVVVPGLVGFTLWFMRAVAPRYRARQSAVASFNTRIENGIGGVELVKTTNSESFESGRVRDSSADVYETTMSVLKLSYLYRPGMELLAGLSFAATFVVGGYWLLVGAPGPLAGELSVGTFVTFIFMTQRFVAPLAEVSNIVDQVQNARASAERVFGLADIPVHIEDRPDAVALSDPEGRVEYESVSFAYSDPVLSDGGDSADGGDDPPVLEDVSFDAAPGETVAFVGPTGAGKSTLAKLLLRLYDPTAGSVRLDGEDVRAVTLDSLRNAVGYVSQDTHLFDGTIAENVRYGRFDASDEAVREAAEAAEAHEFIADMPEGYETRVGERGVKLSGGQRQRIALARAVLHDPPVLVLDEATSAVDTETERAIQRSLDRLAEDRTTLVIAHRLSTVVDADEILVLEDGRVVERGTHDDLLARGGRYASLWRAQTNGR, from the coding sequence ATGACCGCAGACGACGAGAGCGCGTTCGACCGCCTCCGTGCGGAGGTAGACCGGCCGCTGACGCGACTGTTTCGGGAGTACGGGGCGTCGCGGAAGCGGTGGCTCGCGCTCGGTCTGGCGGCGAACCTCCTCGCGCAGACGGCGTCGCTCGTCCCGCCGGTCGTCCTCGGGACGGCCATCGACGCGGTGTTCGGGTCGCAGACGACGCCCTACGCGCTTCCGCTCGTCCCCGCGGCGTGGATTCCGACGACGCCTGAGGCGCAGTTCTGGTTCTCGGCGTGGCTCATCGTCGGCGCGTTCGCCACCGCGGCCGTCTGTACGTGGGTGTACGGCGTCACGGCGAACTTCTTCGCGCACGACGTGATGCACGCGGTCAGGACGGACAGTTTCGAGAAACTCCTCCGCCTCGACATGCAGTTCTTCGACGACAAGCAGACCGGCGAGGTGATGGCCATCCTGAACAACGACGCGGGCAATCTGGAGGTGTTCCTCGACAACGCCCTGATGAACTCCCTGCGCCTCCTCGTGATGGTCGGCGGCATCGCGTTCATCCTCTTTTCGCTGAACCCGCAGTTGGCGCTGGTGACGCTCGTCGTCGTCCCGGGACTCGTCGGTTTCACGCTCTGGTTCATGCGCGCCGTCGCGCCGCGGTACCGCGCCCGCCAGTCGGCCGTCGCGTCGTTCAACACGCGCATCGAGAACGGCATCGGCGGCGTCGAACTCGTGAAGACGACCAACAGCGAGTCGTTCGAGAGCGGGCGCGTCCGCGACTCCTCGGCGGACGTCTACGAGACGACGATGTCGGTGCTGAAGCTGAGCTACCTCTACCGGCCGGGGATGGAACTGCTCGCCGGCCTCTCCTTCGCGGCGACGTTCGTCGTCGGGGGGTACTGGCTCCTCGTCGGCGCGCCGGGCCCCCTCGCGGGCGAGTTGAGCGTCGGGACGTTCGTCACGTTCATCTTCATGACCCAGCGGTTCGTCGCGCCGTTGGCCGAGGTGTCGAACATCGTCGACCAAGTGCAGAACGCCCGCGCGTCCGCGGAGCGCGTCTTCGGACTCGCCGACATCCCCGTCCACATCGAAGACCGACCGGACGCCGTCGCCCTGTCGGATCCCGAGGGCCGCGTCGAGTACGAGAGCGTCTCCTTCGCGTACTCGGACCCCGTACTGAGCGACGGCGGCGACTCCGCGGACGGCGGCGACGACCCGCCGGTGCTCGAAGACGTGTCGTTCGACGCCGCGCCGGGCGAGACGGTGGCGTTCGTCGGTCCGACCGGCGCGGGGAAGTCGACGCTCGCGAAACTGCTCCTCCGCCTGTACGACCCGACTGCGGGGAGCGTCCGTCTCGACGGCGAGGACGTGCGGGCGGTGACGCTCGATTCGCTCCGGAACGCCGTGGGCTACGTCTCCCAAGACACCCACCTGTTCGACGGCACCATCGCCGAGAACGTCCGGTACGGCCGGTTCGACGCGAGCGACGAGGCGGTTCGGGAGGCCGCGGAGGCCGCCGAGGCCCACGAGTTCATCGCCGACATGCCGGAGGGGTACGAGACGCGCGTCGGCGAACGCGGCGTGAAGCTCTCCGGCGGGCAACGACAGCGTATCGCCCTCGCGCGGGCCGTCCTCCACGACCCGCCGGTACTCGTGTTGGACGAGGCGACGAGCGCCGTCGACACGGAGACCGAACGGGCGATTCAGCGCTCGCTCGACCGGTTGGCCGAAGACCGGACGACGCTCGTCATCGCGCACCGACTCTCGACGGTGGTGGACGCAGACGAGATACTCGTCCTCGAAGACGGCCGCGTCGTCGAACGGGGGACCCACGACGACCTGTTGGCGCGCGGGGGGCGGTACGCGTCGCTGTGGCGCGCGCAGACGAACGGACGGTAA
- a CDS encoding PAS domain S-box protein, producing MSTKSDATEGAFWADADDDVARRRYQTLLDTLGDGIYHLDAEGRFVAVSDELVETTGFAREELLGERVTVLLTDDDADRVKRAVARRAESESREAVPLELGVRTADGGTVPCELRVNPLLEDGEFRGSVGVVRDRSETDRPDALDSSPASPESVSTVLDEADIGVFVLDDEFRVAWADETAEEYFGLDRDDVVGRDKREVIRETVKERVVDSERFEENIRAAYADNSYIEQFEFRVTEGEGREGRWLEHYSKPIASGQYAGGRIELYYDITDRAESEDARKETEAQFRSLVCAVEEYAIVRLDAEGRVASWNEGAERIKGYDRAEIVGEHVSTFYTEEDRAAGVPERNLERATEEGVIEDEGWRVRADGSRFWANVTLTAVRGDDGTHRGYLKVTRDATEQREREQELQSELQRILSRISDAFYAVDEEFRLTHVNERAEELLQRSESELLGETLWDVFPSAAEIDDVWDAFQTARRSQEATSYELYYDTLDFWVEANLYPSETGISVYFRDVTERKKRERTLEQYEAIVETVGDGIYAVDADSRFIMVNDAFCEMVGYDREELLGEPAAIVHDESVTARAEELIEDVLDGERTLPKVEFDLRTSSGGTAPVESRISPFPDGDTYGRCGVVRDVSERAERERELEKYETIVETVEDGIYAVDADGRFTMVNEAYTKLTGYARDELLGSPVSLVVADDTAERAAEMETALKEGGVDEPVMEGEIRTADGRRVPAEATFALLPGDSRERIGVARDITERRARERALEESERRYRTLVEHFPNGAVGLFDESLTYTVAGGEMLTELGISPEEVVGTNIAERYSEELVEEIRPHFRAVFDGESRTFEVEYHGKSLLAHTLPVRNADDEVYAGMLMLQDVTERREYRRKLEESNERLEQFAYVASHDLQEPLRMVTSYLKLIERRYGDRLDEDGEEFLGFAVDGAERMREMIDGLLTYSRIETQGDPFDPVDLNDVLGHVRADLQMRIAESDADVAVERLPTVEGDASQLRQLFQNLLGNAIQYSGDEPPQVEVTAERDGESWVVSVRDEGIGIDPDSQDRIFEVFRRLHTNDELPGTGIGLALCRRIVERHGGDIRVESEPGEGATFSCRFPDARE from the coding sequence ATGAGTACCAAATCGGACGCTACCGAGGGGGCATTCTGGGCGGATGCCGACGACGACGTAGCACGCCGGCGGTATCAGACGCTCCTCGATACGCTCGGCGACGGCATCTACCACCTCGACGCCGAGGGGCGGTTCGTCGCGGTGAGCGACGAACTCGTCGAGACGACCGGGTTCGCTCGGGAGGAACTCCTCGGCGAACGCGTCACCGTCCTCCTGACGGACGACGACGCAGACCGGGTGAAGCGGGCGGTCGCGCGCCGAGCCGAGTCGGAGAGCCGCGAAGCCGTCCCCCTCGAACTCGGCGTCCGAACCGCCGACGGCGGCACGGTCCCCTGCGAACTCCGGGTCAACCCGCTACTGGAGGACGGCGAGTTCCGGGGGAGCGTCGGGGTCGTCCGCGACCGTTCGGAGACGGACCGCCCGGATGCGCTCGATTCGTCGCCCGCGTCCCCCGAGTCGGTCAGCACCGTCCTCGACGAGGCGGACATCGGCGTGTTCGTCCTCGACGACGAGTTCCGCGTCGCGTGGGCCGACGAGACCGCAGAGGAGTACTTCGGCCTCGACCGGGACGACGTCGTCGGGCGGGACAAACGGGAGGTCATCCGGGAGACGGTCAAAGAGAGGGTCGTAGACTCCGAACGGTTCGAGGAGAACATCCGCGCGGCGTACGCGGACAACAGCTACATCGAGCAGTTCGAGTTCCGGGTCACCGAAGGCGAGGGACGCGAGGGTCGGTGGCTCGAACACTACAGCAAGCCGATAGCGTCGGGGCAGTACGCGGGGGGACGAATCGAGCTCTACTACGACATCACGGACAGAGCGGAGTCCGAGGACGCCCGCAAGGAGACCGAAGCGCAGTTTCGGTCGCTGGTCTGCGCCGTCGAGGAGTACGCCATCGTCCGTCTGGACGCCGAGGGCCGCGTCGCAAGTTGGAACGAGGGCGCAGAGAGGATCAAAGGCTACGACCGCGCGGAGATAGTCGGCGAGCACGTCTCGACGTTCTACACCGAGGAGGATAGGGCGGCCGGCGTCCCCGAACGGAACCTCGAACGGGCGACGGAGGAGGGAGTGATCGAGGACGAGGGGTGGCGCGTCAGGGCGGACGGGAGCCGGTTCTGGGCGAACGTGACCCTCACCGCCGTTCGCGGCGACGACGGGACTCACCGCGGATACCTGAAGGTGACGCGCGATGCGACCGAACAGCGCGAACGCGAACAGGAACTGCAGAGCGAACTCCAGCGCATCCTCAGCCGAATCTCCGACGCGTTCTACGCCGTCGACGAAGAGTTCCGCCTCACGCACGTCAACGAACGCGCCGAGGAACTGCTCCAGCGCTCCGAGTCGGAACTGCTCGGCGAGACGCTGTGGGACGTGTTCCCCTCAGCCGCCGAAATCGACGACGTCTGGGACGCCTTCCAGACGGCGAGGCGTTCCCAAGAGGCGACCAGTTACGAGCTGTACTACGACACGCTCGACTTCTGGGTCGAGGCGAACCTCTACCCCTCCGAGACCGGCATCTCCGTGTACTTCCGCGACGTGACGGAGCGGAAGAAGCGCGAACGGACGCTGGAGCAGTACGAGGCCATCGTGGAAACCGTCGGCGACGGCATCTACGCGGTGGACGCCGACTCGCGGTTCATCATGGTCAACGACGCGTTCTGCGAGATGGTCGGCTACGACCGCGAGGAACTGCTCGGAGAGCCCGCGGCGATAGTCCACGACGAGTCGGTGACGGCCCGGGCGGAGGAGTTAATCGAGGACGTACTGGACGGCGAGCGAACGCTCCCGAAGGTCGAATTCGACCTGCGGACGAGTTCGGGCGGGACGGCCCCCGTCGAGAGTCGCATCTCCCCCTTCCCGGACGGCGACACGTACGGCCGGTGCGGAGTGGTTCGAGACGTCTCCGAACGCGCCGAACGCGAGCGAGAGTTGGAGAAGTACGAGACGATAGTCGAAACCGTCGAGGACGGCATCTACGCGGTGGACGCCGACGGCCGGTTCACGATGGTCAACGAGGCGTACACGAAGCTGACCGGCTACGCTCGGGACGAACTGCTCGGCTCCCCCGTCTCGTTGGTCGTCGCGGACGACACCGCCGAACGCGCGGCGGAGATGGAGACGGCGTTGAAGGAGGGGGGCGTCGACGAACCGGTGATGGAAGGGGAGATACGAACGGCCGACGGACGCCGCGTTCCCGCGGAGGCGACGTTCGCGCTGCTTCCGGGCGACAGCCGCGAGCGCATCGGCGTCGCGCGCGACATCACCGAACGGAGGGCCAGAGAGCGCGCCTTAGAGGAGAGCGAACGGCGGTACCGGACGCTCGTCGAGCACTTCCCGAACGGAGCGGTCGGGCTGTTCGACGAGAGTCTGACCTACACCGTCGCCGGCGGCGAGATGCTGACCGAACTCGGAATCTCCCCCGAGGAGGTGGTCGGAACGAACATCGCCGAGCGCTACTCCGAGGAGTTAGTCGAGGAGATACGACCCCACTTCCGCGCCGTCTTCGACGGCGAGTCCCGGACGTTCGAGGTGGAGTACCACGGGAAGTCGCTGTTGGCGCACACGCTCCCCGTCCGGAACGCCGACGACGAGGTGTACGCGGGGATGCTGATGCTGCAGGACGTGACCGAACGGCGGGAGTACCGCCGGAAACTCGAGGAGTCGAACGAGCGCTTAGAGCAGTTCGCGTACGTCGCCTCCCACGACCTGCAGGAACCGCTCCGGATGGTCACGAGCTACCTCAAGTTGATAGAACGGCGGTACGGCGACCGATTGGACGAAGACGGCGAGGAGTTCCTCGGGTTCGCCGTCGACGGCGCAGAGCGGATGCGCGAGATGATAGACGGACTGCTCACGTACTCGCGAATCGAAACGCAGGGAGATCCGTTCGATCCGGTCGATCTGAACGACGTTCTCGGGCACGTCCGCGCGGACCTTCAGATGCGGATAGCCGAGAGCGACGCCGACGTCGCCGTCGAGCGACTCCCGACCGTCGAGGGCGACGCCAGCCAGCTCCGCCAACTCTTCCAGAACCTGCTGGGTAACGCGATCCAGTACAGCGGCGACGAACCGCCGCAGGTCGAAGTCACCGCAGAGCGCGACGGCGAGAGCTGGGTCGTCTCGGTGCGCGACGAGGGTATCGGCATCGACCCGGACAGTCAAGACCGTATCTTCGAGGTGTTCCGACGCCTGCACACGAACGACGAACTGCCCGGCACCGGTATCGGACTCGCGCTCTGTCGGCGCATCGTCGAGCGACACGGCGGCGACATCCGGGTCGAGTCGGAACCCGGCGAGGGAGCGACGTTCTCGTGTCGGTTCCCGGACGCCAGAGAGTAG